One genomic segment of Gossypium arboreum isolate Shixiya-1 chromosome 3, ASM2569848v2, whole genome shotgun sequence includes these proteins:
- the LOC108474412 gene encoding 3-hydroxy-3-methylglutaryl-coenzyme A reductase 1-like yields the protein MEAPRLYSTKPVQSLKPTKKIPLEEDHGKASDALPLPLHLTNALFFSLFFSVVYFLLSRWREKIRTSTALHVVTFSDIIALLSFFASFIYLLGFFGIDFVQSLVFQPSPDVWVAEDEEDDNEVLLAKEDTRKVPCGQALDCSLPPLPPAAPIVTPQKVFDEKPVTVTTEEDEELIKSVVDGTTPSYSLESKLGDCKRAAAIRREALQRLTGKSLSGLPLDGLDYESILGQCCEMPVGYVQIPVGIAGPLLVNGREYSVPMATTEGCLVASTNRGCKAIHLSGGATSVLLKDGMTRAPCVRFGTAKRAADLKLYLEDPDNFETLSVVFNRSSRFGRLQGIKCAIAGKNLYIRFTCSTGDAMGMNMVSKGVQNVLDFLQTDFPDMDVIGISGNFCSDKKPAAVNWIEGRGKSVVCEAIIKGDVIKKVLKTSVESLVELNMLKNLTGSAMAGALGGFNAHASNIVTAIYLATGQDPAQNVESSHCITMMEAVNEGKDLHISVTMPSIEVGTVGGGTQLASQSACLNLLGVKGASKETPGANSRTLATIVASAVLAGELSLMSALAAGQLVKSHMKYNRSSKDVSKATS from the exons ATGGAGGCTCCCCGGCTGTATTCGACTAAACCTGTTCAATCTCTCAAGCCAACGAAGAAGATTCCTTTAGAGGAAGATCACGGTAAAGCCTCAGACGCATTGCCGCTTCCCTTGCACCTAACGAATGCCCTGTTCTTCTCCCTCTTCTTCTCGGTGGTTTATTTCCTTCTTTCCCGTTGGCGTGAGAAGATCCGTACCTCCACAGCTCTCCATGTCGTCACCTTTTCCGACATCATAGCCCTTCTCTCATTTTTCGCGTCCTTTATTTACCTTTTGGGTTTCTTTGGGATTGACTTCGTTCAATCCTTGGTTTTCCAACCATCGCCTGACGTTTGGGTTGCCGAGGACGAGGAAGACGATAATGAAGTTCTGCTCGCAAAGGAAGACACCCGTAAGGTCCCTTGTGGACAAGCTCTCGATTGCTCGCTTCCACCTCTGCCTCCTGCCGCACCAATCGTGACTCCCCAGAAGGTGTTCGATGAAAAGCCTGTGACGGTTACAACGGAGGAAGATGAAGAACTAATTAAATCTGTAGTGGATGGAACAACCCCTTCGTATTCCTTGGAATCGAAATTGGGTGATTGCAAGAGGGCGGCTGCAATCAGGCGGGAAGCGTTGCAAAGATTAACAGGGAAGTCATTATCAGGATTGCCCTTGGATGGGTTAGATTACGAGTCGATTTTAGGGCAGTGTTGTGAGATGCCGGTTGGCTACGTGCAGATTCCCGTTGGAATTGCTGGGCCTTTGTTGGTTAATGGAAGAGAGTACTCGGTTCCTATGGCAACCACGGAAGGGTGCTTGGTGGCTAGCACTAATAGGGGCTGTAAGGCTATTCATTTGTCTGGTGGAGCTACAAGTGTTCTATTAAAAGATGGTATGACTAGAGCTCCATGTGTAAGGTTCGGTACTGCGAAAAGGGCAGCTGATTTGAAGTTGTATTTGGAGGACCCTGATAATTTCGAGACCTTGTCTGTTGTTTTCAACAG ATCAAGTAGGTTTGGCAGGCTTCAAGGTATCAAATGTGCAATTGCTGGAAAGAATCTGTATATTAGATTCACTTGCAGTACAGGTGATGCTATGGGGATGAACATGGTTTCCAAGGGAGTCCAAAACGTTTTGGATTTCCTTCAAACTGATTTCCCTGACATGGATGTCATTGGCATCTCTG GAAATTTTTGTTCCGACAAAAAACCAGCGGCTGTAAATTGGATTGAAGGACGAGGCAAATCTGTTGTTTGCGAAGCCATCATTAAGGGTGATGTGATTAAGAAGGTCTTGAAGACAAGTGTGGAATCTCTCGTTGAGCTTAACATGCTCAAGAACCTTACTGGATCAGCTATGGCTGGAGCTCTGGGTGGATTCAATGCCCACGCCAGTAACATCGTCACTGCAATCTACTTAGCTACGGGCCAAGATCCGGCTCAAAATGTGGAGAGCTCTCATTGCATCACTATGATGGAAGCTGTTAACGAGGGCAAGGACCTCCACATCTCTGTCACAATGCCTTCCATCGAG GTTGGTACCGTTGGTGGTGGAACACAGCTTGCATCTCAGTCAGCCTGTTTGAACTTACTTGGAGTGAAGGGTGCAAGCAAAGAGACACCAGGAGCAAACTCTAGGACGCTGGCAACCATTGTAGCGTCTGCTGTTCTTGCCGGGGAGCTGTCGCTCATGTCAGCACTTGCAGCAGGGCAACTAGTTAAGAGCCATATGAAGTACAATAGGTCAAGTAAGGATGTCTCCAAGGCTACTTCATAG
- the LOC128290534 gene encoding uncharacterized protein LOC128290534, with amino-acid sequence MEEVRPMEEYLQVIPLELDIMKQEFKRKNLELEKKIEKLEEEKMYLSLDVDLQKKEVEKVRKEKRKVEEDRDDLKEKYKKAQVSSKQVGLGRSLEQWQKEVLEEKVIAEYWEKKC; translated from the coding sequence ATGGAGGAAGttcgaccaatggaggaatatttacAAGTGATACCCTTGGAGCTTGATATCATGAAGCAAGAATTTAAGAGAAAGAATTTGGAACTCGAAAAGAAGATAGAAAAACTTGAGGAGGAGAAGATGTACCTAAGTCTAGATGTCGACCTGCAAAAGAAGGAGGTTGAAAAGGttaggaaagaaaagaggaaggtTGAGGAAGACAGagatgatttaaaagaaaagtatAAGAAGGCACAAGTATCTTCGAAGCAAGTGGGGTTAGGAAGGTCTTTAGAACAGTGGCAGAAAGAAGTTCTAGAGGAAAAAGTTATAGCCGAATACTGGGAGAAGAAGTGCTAA